One part of the Prunus persica cultivar Lovell chromosome G5, Prunus_persica_NCBIv2, whole genome shotgun sequence genome encodes these proteins:
- the LOC18775657 gene encoding protein SEH1, which yields MEKPLVALDKGTTCSSWNYSSQRLATGSVDGTLAIFDTRDPASSSFSCTSKSKVHEAAGIVKIVWVPPEYGDAVACVCADGTLSLWEEAAEDAQPIQWKLCTSFKSGSAQLLDTQFGVSPSGLKMVTAYSDGHVKVYELLDPLDLKNWQLQAEFQNVIDSVSTFGKAMCLAASISWNPQRGESQESSFVLGFNSNTPQLNSSKVWEFDQAHQRWLPVAELALPGDNSDQVYAVAWAPNIGRPYEVIAVATDKGIAIWHLGLNPDSDGRLSLEKIAQLSGHNGEVWQMEWDMSGMTLATTGNDGAVRLWQSNLNGVWHEEATFEPTS from the exons ATGGAGAAACCTCTGGTGGCACTTGATAAAGGCACCACCTGCTCGTCGTGGAACTACTCCAGCCAGAGATTGGCCACTGGCTCAGTCGACGGAACGCTCGCCATCTTCGACACGCGCGACCCagcttcttcctctttctccTGCACTTCAAAATCGAAG gtGCATGAGGCTGCTGGCATTGTGAAAATTGTTTGGGTTCCTCCAGAGTATGGTGATGCAGTGGCATGTGTTTGCGCAGATGGAACTTTGTCTCTGTGGGAGGAGGCTGCTGAAG ATGCGCAACCTATTCAATGGAAGCTCTGCACAAGCTTTAAAAGTGGGTCCGCTCAACTGCTAGATACCCAATTTGGAGTCTCACCGTCAGGTTTAAAAATG GTTACTGCATATTCTGATGGCCATGTCAAGGTTTATGAGCTACTAGACCCCTTGGATCTGAAGAATTGGCAACTTCAG GCTGAATTTCAGAATGTTATTGATTCAGTGTCTACGTTTGGGAAAGCCATGTGCTTAGCTGCATCTATATCTTGGAATCCACAAAGAGGAGAGAGCCAGGAATCCagctttgttttgggtttcaaTTCAAACACACCACAACTTAATTCTTCCAAG GTATGGGAATTTGATCAGGCTCATCAAAGATGGCTCCCAGTTGCAGAGTTGGCTTTGCCTGGTGACAACAGTGATCAGGTCTATGCTGTTGCATGGGCACCAAACATTGGCAG GCCCTATGAGGTAATTGCTGTTGCCACTGACAAGGGAATAGCAATATGGCATCTTGGATTAAACCCTGACTCAGATGGAAGGCTCTCATTGGAGAAGATTGCACAACTTTCAGGACACAACGGCGAG GTCTGGCAGATGGAATGGGACATGAGTGGGATGACATTGGCGACCACCGGGAATGATGGGGCAGTACGGTTGTGGCAGTCTAATTTGAACGGCGTTTGGCATGAAGAGGCTACATTTGAACCCACTTCCTAG